Genomic window (Vigna unguiculata cultivar IT97K-499-35 chromosome 10, ASM411807v1, whole genome shotgun sequence):
TTGAATGTTGGAGTTGAATATTTTGAGCAGCCTTACTAAATGACACCCCCTGTTGGGTATATGATGTGGGGACCAAGTCTTCCTCTTCGTCAAATTCGACATTGGAATCATTTGAACTAGGATCATTCAATATGTCTCTTATTATtggttcaattttaaaagtaattgaaggGTCACCTACGTTTCAATCATCCATTTGTCATAATAAAAGTAAACATTGAGATAATACATGCAATACATGGTCAATCAATGTTAGATAACGAAATGGATGGAGAAATGGTTTATAAGACTTGTGTTTCAATTGCTATTCGAAACGGTAGAAGAATATGGTTCAACACTAGTATTTTTTGTTCCCACACTAATAAGAATATGGTTCAATAACATTGAGTTGGTAATGACATAGTCTGGTAGATATATGATACTATGGTCTGCTTTAAGAGTGGTCAAGTTTGAAAACTTTGTATTAATGGTGCAACTACATAACAACCATTTCTCATTGTTGAAAATTCAAATGTTTTGAAGTTGTATTATATAACGTCaatgtttttcattaataaactgaagttgtttaaaattgaaacaACTTTGTAGTTGACGGAAGGTGAAGTCTTGGCATGTTAGGACGGATTCATCATCAAGAAAGTCTTTGCAAATTGGGACAACTTCTTCATGAAGTGGGGAATCTACCCATTATGACACGACTTATGCTTTTGTAAGTAAGACAAAATGACGCTGGACACTTGTGATGAACATCTGAAGTTTTGGGGTTCACCTCCGCAACACATAATCATATTGAGTGTCTTGTTGATCGTGTATTGCTACAAAAAAACGTGTATCACAACGGAAAATAAAGTGTGTTGCAATGCCAGAGATTCTTTCCATATACTAGGCTTTGCACACACATGATTAGTAACAATGGGTGACTAGTGGGTGAACTATTCATGCAAGTATCAATGCAGGCTgtgaattatatttaaaaaggcACGTCAACACAATGATTGGTGCTCATAGACCACTTGTTTTGAGAATGCTCATAGACCACTTGTTTTGAGAGTGTTCAAGTCACATAACGCATTGTGATTCCCTCTTGGTTATAACTACCTCTTCTAAGGTAAAGCTTTCATAGTTTGTTACCTCTGGGTTATTAGTATTTAATAGTTTGTTACATTACatttagatattaatattttagtttaattagtcggataatACTCATTTTCATTCAGATGTATCAGTTTGGTACCCGGTTTTAAAAAGGTAGCAATTGAGtcacaacttttgaaaaaatgtctcaattaggttcttttcagaaaaaattattaatgtcgttaactttattcatgacttttaccactaaattttaatataaatatcaatacttaattttgcaagtcattttaaatatcaatattgttagtgacattaataatttttttaaaaggacctaattgagacattttttcaaaatttgaaactcaattgacacatttttaaaagcatGTATCAAATTGACACATCCGAATGAAAGTGGGTATCATCCGgctaattaaacctaatattttatacatgttagaataaaaaaatatattttttgtaataatatgTGTATGCATCAATTGTTGGAGCGTACATCCATTAATATGTAATACTTTTAAAGTTGAATGGTATTGATCCACAAGTGGGtgacatttaaaataaagtttgatttaaCACTTTACATTATAGATGCATAACTGTAAATAGTATTGATTATATGTAGGTCTTCATAAAAGCGATGACTCATAATGTTAGATTCTCTTGTGATAAGTTTGTATTACAATTGCAAGAGAGATATGTTACTAATGCAGATTGAAAGGTCATGATAGACTATTATGTCCAAGAAAACACTATATTTGGACAACGAACCATGTTATCTGAATTGATCCACGAGTGAAGACAATGATGGATGTTGCTGGATTTGGGCAGTTATTGCCATTTTGTAACATGAACATCAATTGTCACTTAATAACTACATTAAAGGAGAGGTGAAGGACATAGACGCATACATTTCATCTTTCGCACAAAGAGACCACAATTACATTAGAAGATGTTGTCGTTCAGTTGGGTCTTCCTATTAATGGTGAACCTATTATTGGTGAAACATCACTTGAAGACTTGATACCACGAGTGGGAAAACTACTAGGGTTCATACCCCCCAGATTCTCTTAAAggaaacttaataaaaatttcttGACTAAACAACATGTTCTAGGAACTACCACATGATGCAACCGAGATAATGTTGTTGCTCAACATGCAAGGGCTCATATTTTTTGCAATAATTGGAAATCTATTGATACTTGATACATCAGGTGCTAGAATCTATATGATGTATCTACTACTATTGGGTGATCTACACTCAGTTCGTAATTATAGTTAGGGATCAACTGTCTTGGCGTCTTTGTATTATGCCTTAGGTCATATATTAACTAGGAAAACATTGGTGGTTGCATGCTTCTACTACAATGTTGGGCATGAGAACAAATTACATGTATTGCTTCTATTGAGCCATTAACTCCCAAACAAATTGTTGCAGGTGATGGTTTCCCACTTGAAAAAAGGCACATTTCTATTCCTTAATCATGCAACgaataatttatacatttttcttCCAATTACACGCAAGTTTTTGTTTTACAAAGGTGATATTGTGCTCCAAATCAAAGGCATTATGCCCTTACCAAGATCGTTCCCTTAGTAAGGAAAATCTTGGACTAACTGAACACTAAACAGGTGAACTGTGATTCTTGTACAAAGTTTGTATGTATGGTTAACAAACAATTTCCACCGCTATTGACATGTACTCTTTATAGTTCTTATGGACTCCATACTCCAAGGATGACGTCGTTGTACTGATTGATATTGAGGTTTCTCCAGTTTGTCGAGTAGTAGtcccttttatttgttttgccACTATGGAATTTCATCAGGTTGATCGGTTCATGTGACAATTTCGATTTTGCCAAAATTTTCCAACTAACCCTTTGAATTTGGATCAGCTTCACATAAAAGATATGAAAGGTAGAACATAAAGAATGTGGAATGATCGTTATTATCGTTTAATTGAAGATATTAATTTCACTGGTAATGGCCATTTACATGACACAACAACATACATGCAGTGGTACATCAACCATGTTATTTGTTACATTTTGCCTCTATAATCATCCTCTGATGACGATGTAAGTCACTTGTCTTTAACAAGTTATTTGAGATTTCTTTTCATGTGAACTATACATTTCCCTTTTATATTACAGTATGACACACCACAAGAGTCTACCCAACCTCCATCAAACACTCCTTATCAATATGTTGGGTCTTCTTCGTACGTTCAACAACCTTAGTACCAGTCACTTGGTCAGACTAGTTTTCAACCACTGTCTTTTCCACTATACTTGGATGTGTCACAACCAATGTTTTCAAATGCTCCATTGTAGCAAGTTCTATACACATACAACATGTTTCCTCAACAAGCAGATACTTTCTCTAGTCCTTCACAAAATGTATTTGCAACTTCTTCGTCAACACCTCTGTCAGCAGATACTTTCTCTGGTCCTTCACAAAATGTATTTGCAACTTCTTCGTCAACACCTCTGTCAGCATATCCCACATCCTTTTAGTAATATTATCGGCCTACAATGTCGCCACAAATGTCGGAAGATGTCAACCAAACACAACAAGATGAAGACATTGATGACAATAATCTAGTTCAGACCCCTCAAATAAGACCTAGACGACATCGATGAAGATCTCTTTGTGGCACGTGCTCTCATAGATAACTTTCACGCCCTATTGAGATGAACAAAATCATcatgaacatttttaaatacttatatgctttattatttaacaaattaatatcactaaaaaattattacttttactcaGCCTACAAATCCCTTAACGTGCATTAATCACTAAAAAAATGCATTAACCGAAGTCGTTCAAATATAATACGACTTCTTCATTACGAATCTAATGCTGAAGTTGTCCAAATATGACACAACTTTTTCATTACGAATCTAATACTGAAGTCGTGTCATATTGAAACGACTTGCTTAGACAGATGATTAACTCAATTAAAGTCGTATCTACTTAGCACAACTTCACATCAACAAGAAAGTCTTACCATTTTGGCACGACTTCAAATCATTTTAACACAAGTCGTCTTATATTGACGCAATTTCTTCATTGTGAAATTGTACCATTATCCCATGACTTCTCGTttgttgaaatatttaaaatttccgTACTACTTTAGTAATTACAAAAGTAAATTGCATTAGGAAAAAACCGATTTTTTCTTCTGCTTCTTTTATTaatcttgattttcatttgtGTACCTTAAAACCAATTAATTAGTCTTTACAATTAAGAAAtgtatactttaattttttatgtttttgatcAGAGTAAAAAACTatcatgtaaaagaaaaaatgacagctacattaaaaaattattagtttataaaagttattaataacgatgatttattttatttattcatataattaacataattataatattaattttcaattttaataaaaaatattgattcgtttcaaaaaatttaataaaaaatattaaattatatcaacttttaaaaaattaagatgaaattaattaaacaaagtattcataaatatagatttaagtataaaataaaattaaaactatacattttaaaaaattaatctgaATTCATCAATTTAAATCAAGTCTAAAAAAAAGTCGAAGAATCAAAAGCCTCTTTTTTTCTtgattaaacattcaaatatattttttcttaatatccaaatcacaaaaaaaaaaaaaaaattggtgctGAGAGGAAGATTCCCACCGTCCACCTTCCCTTATTCATCATATGATTCACATCTTCTCTAATATTTTAAGTGTCACGTTCTTCAATTTCGGATCATAAGTAGTCCCAAGctccttaattttttcaaacctTGTTCATATTTTCACCTACAAAACAATGGCTTCAGTGACACCTTCAAGCTCCTTCTGTAGCTACTTCAAGGTTTGCACCAAACCCAACAATGGTAGAATCAGAGTTTCCTCTTTTCCTCGCATTCTATTCTGTCAGAAGCACCACGATGATATTCCCACCGACCAAATCAACCGAAGGTTCTTCACACTCTTGCTTTTCTTACTCTTATCTATTGATTGTTCATGACTGTTCATAACCATCTTCTAAAATTtattcacttttttcttttgttttggtaTTTTGCAGAGAACTCATATTGAGAAGCAGTGAAATAGCGACCATTGGTGCTATCTTCAACTTCAGGTAACCCACCtctgtttttgaaaaaaaaaaaagtttttttttggtgtaaatttaattcaagatttgattttgttgatggGTATTGACACCCATTTGGTTTTTAGTTTTGGTTTTGCTTTGGGTGGAAAATGGGTGGTTGttaaagaagataatttggtcTGGGTTTTGTGTTTTGGTGGTGCATGCAGTGGGAAAAAACCTGATTATCTTGGAGTGCAGAAAAACCCACCAGCATTAGCTCTGTGTCCAGCAACTAAGAACTGTGTATCAACCTCTGAGAATATCAGTGATCGCACACATTATGCTCCTCCTTGGTAAAACCTCCCTTCTTTTCCTCACTTGAATTTTAGTATTAGTTTTATGGGATTATTATATGAATATGTGAATTAAATGCAAGTTTTTAGTTGTGTTTAGATAAACAACTTAAACACCTTAGTTCAGTGTTTATGGATTAAGTGCCCGTAATGTAAGTAATTATGTATAAGTTGGTActatgattaaattattttcatccaATACAGGTTCTGAACTATTTTCACAAGCTATTCTCGAAAAGCTTGTTGAAATAAACTGAAAACAACTCATAGAAACATCGTAAAGTTATCTTCAAAGATACTTGTATTATAAGTCTAATTAGTTTTCAAGCTTATTCAAATATGATGTTTTTCCATTATGTTGTTCTTTGGAGTCTTGATTTTTGGATAAGTGTCAAGTTGTGTCAAATTTGCGTGCTGAGAACAATCTGGTAAGCCGAATTTAGGAGATAAGTACTCGGTTTAGGTATTTTTTGGATTTAGTCCAAAAGATGTTATGAAATATTTGTGAGAATCACGTTGCAATAAACAAAGTGCACTTGGAACAATTTATCACGTTTCAAACTGCGTGAAAGTTGTGCAATCtttacttttctattttttgacaAAAGAAACTTTTCTGTAGATTGGTCTTTGTATTGAGTATGGTCCCACCAAATTCCAAACTTTGTTATTGGACATAGATGAATCATGATGTCACTCTGTTTAactgttttctttcttcttcaggAACTATAATCCTGAAGGCAGGAAAAATCCTGTGAGCAGAGAGGAAGCCATGGAGGAACTGATAGACGTGGTAAGAAAATCTATCTGAACTGAAATCAcgaattatgatttttttcttcttttccttcctTTACTCTATCAACATAGATcataatttataacaatttatctATCAATGGAGGGTTAGTAAGTAGTATACTTTGCAGCTAACTATTTCTATTACactctcttttctctttattGGTTACAACTTATTGAAAGTTATGAAGTTACAAAAGAAACTCATCAACTAGGAGTGAAACCTGCATAACTTGGACTTTTTCAATAAGATTTCACTAATAACAGAGTTATCAAAAACAGTGTTGAAGATCCTTCTTTAACTAGTGATTTAGTTAAATCAAACTATTTGAGTGGAGATAACGCTCATCTTAATTGTGAGTCTGTTTTGTAGGATCAAATTAGATGTAAACTTTGATTATGATGCTAACCTTTTTCTAATTTGTAACTTATAACTGTGTTGTAATAGTTGGATATTTGCACTTTTTCAATCATGTAAGTTGAAAACCAGTTTATTTTTGCAGATTGAATCGACAACACCGGACAAATTTACCCCAAGGATAGTTGAAAGGGAAGAAGACTATATCCGTGTGGAGTATCAAAGCTCAATCTTGGGGGTATGTGCAACTTACATCTAAGGAAACTcatcataaacaaaaataaccattttaaatattttggctGATATCAAGAGCCATCTCTAATTTCCTTCTCCTTTTCTCTGTCTTGTTTTAACAGTTTGTTGATGATGTTGAGTTCTGGTTTCCACCTGATAAGGGTTCTACTGTGGAGTATAGATCTGCATCTCGGATGGGAAactttgattttgatctgaatAGGAAAAGAATAAAGGTATGGTTTGTTTCATCCTCCTATCATGTGCTTTCTCTATAGCTACATCAAGAAATTCTTGGTTTGCAGGAAGAAACCTTCCTTTTCCCTCAT
Coding sequences:
- the LOC114166324 gene encoding uncharacterized protein LOC114166324, with amino-acid sequence MASVTPSSSFCSYFKVCTKPNNGRIRVSSFPRILFCQKHHDDIPTDQINRRELILRSSEIATIGAIFNFSGKKPDYLGVQKNPPALALCPATKNCVSTSENISDRTHYAPPWNYNPEGRKNPVSREEAMEELIDVIESTTPDKFTPRIVEREEDYIRVEYQSSILGFVDDVEFWFPPDKGSTVEYRSASRMGNFDFDLNRKRIKALRQELEKKGWASQDTI